The following coding sequences are from one Wenzhouxiangella sp. AB-CW3 window:
- a CDS encoding histone deacetylase, translated as MAARLALVYHDEMLAHRPPGLEPEIRDYHARKLRALLGPLVAESPWKHPERPERLSALVEYLRGVTDERIAWIEPERADAETILRAHTPVHLRRLEALRGRSRMLSIDTTAVSPGSVDAATRAAGAAVEAVNAVCDGRAETAFALVRPPGHHAFAATYRGFCLVNNVAVAARHARAVHGMDRVLIVDWDIHHGDGTESIFAADPSVLFFDVHRSAPFYPGSGPLEFIGRGRGKGTTLNVPLPAGAGDRAVLAAFDEILLPAAQTFRPELILVSAGFDGTREHLACRFSPAVYAHLTRRLQDLAETHAQGRLAMVLEGGYHINPMRQALEQCIHVLLDPDADLPSIKPTRTGLPAVRRARDHFARTVPGLAR; from the coding sequence ATGGCCGCCCGCTTGGCCCTGGTTTATCACGACGAGATGCTGGCGCATCGCCCGCCCGGGCTGGAGCCGGAAATTCGCGACTATCATGCGCGCAAGCTCCGAGCGCTGCTCGGTCCCCTGGTGGCCGAGTCGCCATGGAAGCACCCCGAACGTCCGGAACGCCTGTCGGCGCTGGTCGAGTACCTGCGGGGCGTTACCGACGAACGCATCGCCTGGATCGAGCCGGAACGGGCCGATGCCGAAACGATACTGCGCGCCCACACGCCAGTGCATCTGCGTCGTCTCGAGGCTCTGAGGGGGCGCAGCCGCATGTTGTCGATCGACACCACGGCCGTATCGCCGGGCAGTGTGGATGCGGCCACCCGCGCCGCCGGCGCGGCGGTCGAAGCGGTTAACGCCGTGTGCGACGGACGCGCCGAGACCGCCTTCGCATTGGTGCGCCCGCCCGGACATCATGCTTTTGCCGCAACTTACCGCGGCTTCTGCCTGGTCAACAACGTGGCCGTGGCCGCCCGTCACGCCCGGGCGGTACACGGTATGGATCGCGTGTTGATTGTAGACTGGGACATCCACCATGGTGACGGCACCGAGTCGATTTTTGCTGCCGACCCGAGCGTCCTGTTCTTCGATGTCCACCGGTCGGCGCCGTTCTATCCGGGCAGCGGACCACTCGAGTTCATCGGCCGCGGTCGCGGCAAGGGCACCACGCTGAACGTGCCCCTGCCGGCTGGTGCCGGAGACCGCGCCGTGCTGGCGGCATTTGACGAGATTCTCCTGCCCGCCGCGCAAACTTTCCGTCCCGAGCTGATCCTCGTCTCGGCCGGATTCGATGGCACTCGCGAGCACCTGGCCTGTCGCTTCAGCCCGGCGGTCTACGCTCACCTGACACGGCGCTTGCAGGACCTGGCCGAAACCCATGCACAGGGGCGTCTGGCCATGGTGCTGGAAGGGGGGTATCACATCAATCCCATGCGCCAGGCGCTGGAACAATGTATACATGTCCTGCTCGATCCCGATGCCGACCTTCCCTCGATCAAGCCCACCCGCACCGGCTTGCCGGCGGTGCGCCGTGCGCGCGACCACTTCGCCAGAACCGTACCCGGTCTGGCACGCTGA
- a CDS encoding acetyl-CoA carboxylase biotin carboxylase subunit family protein yields the protein MIQQNQPGAVQRPIRSKGVEKNPDKGYIALLGWSLNAIDAMERFDRRYVVVAPSWAADYARENDIPFLEWDFERINERSLEIAETLKKEGVDVSIPLFEETVEWAGAINSVLMGNPRLHGQSVLFRDKALMKRRAHLGGIRVGVFEEAHDRDDVYRFLRRVNQTLLKLDGDPNDPIHLKAFDQAGCLGHRVIRSPEEIDSIPDTDFPLLMESHLDGWEFAVEAWIHDGEIKFLNISEYVTLGYSVFVPATPELESWRDAITREIEKLIKAFDIKFGLIHPEYFVTSDGTMYFGEVAYRPPGFKAFELIERAYGFNAYQASAVVFDPKSTKEEVDAFFPEPVKGAKGHAGCFGVFPRRRVVSELAFPEETAEHPYFESHELYPLENEVVAEREAFGTHWGLVYFFGEDAHTMRDLLRHQEDLDFYV from the coding sequence ATGATTCAGCAGAATCAGCCTGGCGCAGTTCAGCGTCCCATTCGTTCGAAAGGCGTGGAAAAGAATCCCGACAAGGGGTATATCGCCTTGCTTGGCTGGAGCCTGAACGCCATCGATGCCATGGAGCGCTTTGACCGGCGTTACGTGGTGGTAGCCCCGTCCTGGGCGGCCGATTACGCGCGCGAGAACGACATTCCGTTCCTGGAATGGGATTTCGAACGGATCAACGAGCGCTCGCTGGAAATTGCCGAGACCCTGAAAAAGGAAGGTGTCGATGTCTCCATCCCGCTGTTCGAGGAAACGGTGGAGTGGGCCGGGGCGATCAATTCGGTGCTGATGGGCAATCCACGCCTGCACGGTCAGTCCGTTCTGTTTCGGGACAAGGCGTTGATGAAGCGCCGCGCCCACCTCGGTGGCATCCGTGTCGGCGTGTTTGAGGAAGCGCATGATCGCGATGATGTCTACCGCTTTCTGCGTCGCGTCAACCAGACACTGCTCAAGCTCGACGGCGACCCCAATGACCCCATTCATCTCAAGGCCTTCGACCAGGCAGGTTGTCTTGGTCATCGCGTGATCCGGTCTCCCGAGGAGATCGACTCGATTCCCGATACCGACTTCCCGCTGCTGATGGAAAGTCATCTCGACGGCTGGGAGTTCGCCGTCGAAGCCTGGATTCACGATGGCGAGATCAAGTTTCTCAATATTTCCGAGTACGTCACCCTCGGCTATTCGGTATTCGTGCCGGCCACGCCGGAACTCGAAAGCTGGCGAGACGCCATCACCCGGGAAATCGAAAAGCTGATCAAGGCCTTCGATATCAAGTTCGGCCTGATTCATCCCGAGTACTTCGTGACTTCCGACGGCACCATGTACTTCGGCGAAGTGGCCTATCGACCGCCGGGATTCAAGGCCTTTGAGTTGATCGAGCGTGCCTACGGTTTCAATGCCTATCAGGCCTCGGCCGTGGTGTTCGATCCGAAGTCAACGAAGGAAGAAGTCGATGCCTTCTTCCCCGAGCCCGTCAAGGGCGCCAAGGGGCATGCCGGCTGCTTCGGCGTGTTCCCGCGCCGGCGCGTGGTCAGCGAGCTGGCCTTTCCGGAAGAAACCGCCGAGCATCCCTACTTCGAGAGTCATGAACTCTACCCGCTGGAAAACGAAGTCGTGGCCGAACGCGAAGCTTTCGGCACCCACTGGGGATTGGTTTATTTCTTCGGTGAGGACGCCCACACCATGCGCGATCTGCTCAGGCATCAGGAAGACCTGGACTTTTACGTATAG
- a CDS encoding NADP-dependent malic enzyme — protein MTDKDKFREQALDYHRYPVPGKIRITPTKALTTAKDLALAYSPGVAAASEEIAETPDKARDYTARGNLVAVVSNGTAVLGLGDIGPLASKPVMEGKGVLFKKFADIDVFDVEIDEKDPDKLIDIIASLEPTFGGINLEDIKAPECFKVEEALKERMNIPVFHDDQHGTAIIAAAALVNGLELVGKEMKDIRLVASGAGAAGMACLDLLVTMGVRRENIVVCDREGVIYTGRESYMDERKASYAADTDARTLGEVITDADVFLGVSGPGVLKPEMVKAMADRPIILALANPVPEIMPDEAREVRSDALIATGRSDFPNQVNNVLCFPYIFRGALDVGATAINDEMKMACVHAIAELARMEASDVAAQAYGGQAPKFGPDYLIPQPFDPRLLVHLAPAVARAAMDSGVAQRPIDDLEAYRERLNQYVFRTGLLMKPVFDAARKDPRRVVFAEGEEETVLRAVQTIVDDGLARPILIGRPKVVDMRIERAGLRIRPGQDFELVNPEDDPRFKEYWQTFHEITQRRGVTPDSAKAIVRTRTAVIAAIMVHRNEADALICGVVGRYQKKLQYIHEVLGLGENSNTLGALSAMTNDDGAWFVLDTHVNPDPTVDQLAELTIKAAKKLRMFGITPKVALCSHSNFGSHVNPSASKMRQVLLKVREMEPELEVEGEMRADAALVPEIRERIFPNSRLTGSANLLVMPDQDAAHIAFSMARVIGGGVTIGPILMGIGRPAHVLTPSATVRRVVNMTAISVVEAQQYERRRQKTGELFG, from the coding sequence ATGACCGACAAAGACAAATTCCGAGAACAGGCGCTCGACTATCACCGTTATCCGGTGCCGGGCAAGATTCGAATCACGCCGACCAAGGCGCTGACCACGGCCAAGGACCTGGCGCTGGCCTATTCGCCGGGCGTGGCCGCGGCCAGTGAGGAGATCGCAGAGACACCCGACAAGGCGCGTGATTATACGGCCCGGGGCAACCTGGTGGCGGTCGTCTCCAATGGTACGGCGGTGCTGGGCCTGGGCGATATCGGTCCGCTGGCCTCCAAGCCGGTCATGGAGGGCAAGGGGGTGCTGTTCAAGAAGTTTGCCGATATCGACGTGTTCGATGTCGAGATCGACGAGAAAGACCCCGACAAGCTCATCGACATCATTGCCAGCCTGGAGCCCACCTTCGGCGGCATCAACCTGGAAGACATCAAGGCGCCCGAGTGCTTCAAGGTCGAGGAGGCGCTCAAGGAGCGCATGAATATCCCGGTCTTCCATGACGATCAGCACGGCACGGCGATCATTGCCGCCGCTGCCCTGGTCAACGGCCTGGAGCTGGTCGGCAAGGAAATGAAGGATATCCGCCTGGTGGCTTCCGGTGCCGGCGCGGCCGGCATGGCTTGCCTGGACCTGCTGGTCACCATGGGGGTGCGACGGGAGAATATCGTGGTCTGCGACCGTGAGGGCGTGATCTACACCGGCCGCGAATCCTACATGGACGAGCGCAAGGCAAGCTACGCCGCCGACACCGATGCGCGCACGCTCGGAGAAGTCATTACCGATGCCGACGTGTTTCTCGGTGTATCCGGTCCGGGGGTCCTCAAACCCGAAATGGTCAAGGCCATGGCCGACAGGCCGATCATCCTGGCGCTGGCCAATCCGGTGCCCGAGATCATGCCGGACGAGGCCCGCGAGGTGCGCTCGGACGCGCTGATTGCCACCGGTCGATCCGATTTTCCCAACCAGGTCAACAACGTCCTGTGTTTCCCCTACATCTTCCGCGGCGCGCTGGATGTGGGGGCGACGGCCATCAATGACGAAATGAAGATGGCCTGTGTGCATGCCATCGCCGAATTGGCCCGCATGGAAGCATCCGACGTGGCCGCCCAGGCCTATGGTGGCCAGGCGCCCAAGTTCGGCCCGGACTATCTTATTCCGCAACCCTTCGATCCGCGTCTGCTGGTTCACCTGGCGCCGGCGGTGGCCAGGGCGGCCATGGATTCAGGCGTGGCACAGCGCCCCATTGACGACCTTGAAGCCTACCGCGAGCGGCTCAACCAGTACGTATTCCGGACCGGTTTGCTGATGAAGCCGGTGTTCGATGCCGCCCGCAAGGATCCCAGGCGCGTGGTGTTCGCCGAGGGCGAGGAAGAAACCGTGCTGCGTGCCGTGCAGACCATCGTCGACGATGGCCTGGCCAGGCCCATTCTCATTGGCCGCCCCAAGGTGGTCGACATGAGAATCGAGCGGGCCGGTCTGCGTATCCGACCGGGCCAGGATTTCGAACTGGTCAATCCCGAGGACGACCCTCGTTTCAAAGAGTACTGGCAGACCTTTCACGAGATCACGCAGCGCCGGGGAGTCACCCCCGATTCGGCCAAGGCCATCGTACGCACCCGCACGGCAGTGATTGCCGCGATCATGGTGCATCGCAACGAGGCCGATGCGCTGATCTGTGGCGTGGTGGGTCGTTATCAGAAGAAGCTGCAATACATCCACGAAGTGCTCGGCCTGGGCGAGAACAGCAATACCCTCGGCGCGCTCTCGGCAATGACCAACGACGACGGCGCCTGGTTTGTGCTCGACACTCATGTGAACCCCGACCCGACGGTCGACCAGCTCGCGGAGCTGACCATCAAGGCGGCAAAGAAGTTGCGCATGTTCGGCATTACGCCCAAGGTGGCACTGTGCTCGCACTCGAACTTCGGCAGTCACGTCAACCCTTCAGCCTCGAAGATGCGCCAGGTGCTGCTGAAAGTACGAGAGATGGAACCGGAGCTGGAAGTCGAGGGCGAAATGCGCGCCGACGCCGCGCTGGTGCCCGAGATCCGCGAACGCATCTTTCCCAATTCCAGGCTGACCGGTTCGGCCAACCTGCTGGTCATGCCGGATCAGGATGCCGCCCATATCGCGTTCTCCATGGCACGTGTGATCGGCGGCGGGGTGACCATCGGCCCGATCCTGATGGGCATCGGCCGCCCGGCCCACGTGCTGACTCCTTCCGCGACCGTGCGCCGCGTGGTCAATATGACCGCCATTTCCGTGGTCGAGGCCCAGCAGTACGAGCGGCGCCGGCAGAAGACCGGGGAATTGTTCGGCTGA
- a CDS encoding class I fructose-bisphosphate aldolase, with product MIDKLEQLVEIARQMVAPGKGILAIDESTGTIKKRFDGVGVESTEENRLDYRSMMLSTPGLGEHISGAILFDETIRQNTADGTPLVKLMESQGILPGIKVDKGAKALAGFDGEKVTEGLDGLRERLAEYAELGAKFAKWRAVIGISEDAPTRACLEANAHALARYAALCQEAGIVPIVEPEVLMDGDHDLDTSYDVTEATLKTLFHQLYEQNVLLEGTVLKASMVISGSNATERADTEEVAEATLDCLLNSVPAATAGIVFLSGGQGDIEATAHLDAMNKMGSLPWPLSFSYGRALQAQCLKTWAADPKGHREKAQKILAHRARMNGLAALGEWSEDEES from the coding sequence ATGATCGACAAGCTTGAACAACTCGTTGAAATCGCCCGTCAGATGGTAGCGCCCGGCAAGGGCATTCTCGCCATCGACGAATCCACCGGCACCATCAAGAAGCGCTTTGACGGCGTGGGTGTCGAGTCCACCGAGGAGAACCGCCTCGATTACCGTTCGATGATGCTCTCGACTCCCGGGCTGGGTGAACACATTTCCGGAGCGATTCTTTTTGACGAAACCATTCGCCAGAACACGGCTGACGGCACGCCGCTGGTCAAGCTGATGGAATCGCAGGGCATCCTGCCGGGCATCAAGGTCGACAAGGGTGCCAAGGCACTGGCCGGTTTTGATGGCGAAAAGGTCACCGAGGGCCTCGATGGTCTGCGCGAACGACTGGCCGAGTACGCCGAACTGGGTGCAAAGTTCGCCAAGTGGCGCGCGGTCATCGGCATCAGCGAGGATGCGCCCACCCGTGCCTGCCTGGAAGCCAATGCTCATGCGCTGGCCCGCTATGCCGCCCTGTGCCAGGAAGCCGGCATCGTGCCCATCGTCGAACCGGAAGTGCTGATGGACGGCGACCACGACCTTGATACCTCTTACGATGTCACCGAGGCAACTCTCAAGACTCTGTTTCATCAACTCTACGAGCAGAACGTGCTGCTGGAAGGGACGGTGTTGAAAGCCTCGATGGTGATTTCGGGTTCCAATGCCACTGAACGCGCCGACACCGAGGAAGTGGCCGAGGCCACGCTCGACTGCCTGCTCAACTCGGTGCCTGCCGCGACCGCCGGCATCGTGTTTCTGTCGGGAGGTCAGGGCGATATCGAGGCCACCGCCCACCTGGATGCAATGAACAAGATGGGCAGCCTGCCGTGGCCGCTGTCATTCTCCTACGGTCGCGCCCTTCAGGCCCAGTGCCTGAAAACCTGGGCCGCCGACCCGAAAGGCCATCGCGAGAAGGCCCAGAAGATCCTGGCCCACCGCGCCCGCATGAATGGCCTGGCCGCCCTGGGCGAGTGGAGCGAGGACGAAGAGTCGTAG
- the pyk gene encoding pyruvate kinase, with product MSRRTKIVATLGPATDEPEVLERLITAGCDVVRINFSHGDAETHARRIRMVRAAARELDTDIAVLADLSGPKIRIDRFREGAVELVPGQPFTLYARENPPAGDESGVGVAYLGLVDDVRPGSELLLDDGLMAMRVEKVNGDEIHCTVLTAGKLSDRKGLNLRGGGLSVPGLSAADERDIERAAEWQVDYLAVSFPRSAEDIEQARDLMKRAGGQAALVSKIERAEAIENLESIIDASDAVLVARGDLGVEIGDEELPGLQKRIISASLEQNRAVITATQMMQSMVESPIPTRAEVLDVANAVIDGTDAVMLSAETAVGRHPVKVIEAMSRICLGAERHVEAHVPIRRLNVRAERIDQAIAMATMVTAHSLPLTAIIALTESGSTAQWLSRVRSPVPIIALSPNRFSLRRMRLFQHVQPLFFAPGDEPAAEIQQLALDRVRNAGLIQPGDRVLLTLGDEMGVLGGTNTMKILTVSGEVG from the coding sequence ATGAGCCGAAGAACCAAGATTGTTGCCACCCTGGGGCCGGCCACTGATGAACCGGAGGTGCTCGAACGTCTGATCACCGCGGGTTGTGACGTGGTCCGGATCAATTTCTCACACGGTGATGCCGAGACGCATGCTCGGCGCATTCGCATGGTGAGGGCTGCCGCCCGGGAGCTCGATACCGATATCGCCGTGCTGGCCGACCTGTCGGGTCCAAAGATCCGTATTGACCGCTTCAGGGAAGGCGCCGTGGAACTCGTCCCCGGTCAGCCCTTCACGCTGTATGCGCGCGAGAATCCACCCGCCGGTGACGAGAGTGGCGTGGGCGTGGCCTACCTGGGACTGGTCGACGATGTTCGCCCGGGCAGTGAGCTGCTGCTCGACGATGGCCTGATGGCCATGCGCGTTGAGAAGGTCAACGGCGACGAGATTCATTGCACCGTGCTGACGGCCGGCAAGCTGTCTGATCGCAAGGGCTTGAACCTGCGCGGCGGTGGTCTTTCCGTGCCGGGCCTGTCGGCAGCCGACGAGCGCGATATCGAACGTGCAGCTGAATGGCAGGTCGACTACCTGGCCGTATCCTTTCCGCGCAGCGCCGAGGATATCGAGCAGGCACGCGACCTGATGAAGCGGGCAGGAGGGCAGGCTGCGCTGGTCTCCAAGATCGAGCGCGCCGAGGCCATCGAGAATCTTGAGTCCATCATCGATGCTTCCGACGCCGTGCTGGTCGCGCGAGGCGACCTGGGCGTGGAGATCGGCGACGAGGAGCTGCCGGGTTTGCAAAAGCGCATCATTTCCGCTTCGCTGGAACAGAATCGTGCCGTGATCACCGCCACGCAGATGATGCAGTCCATGGTCGAGTCGCCAATCCCGACCCGCGCGGAAGTGCTTGATGTGGCCAACGCCGTGATCGACGGCACCGATGCGGTCATGCTGTCGGCCGAAACCGCGGTCGGTCGTCATCCGGTCAAGGTGATTGAGGCGATGAGCCGCATCTGTCTCGGGGCCGAACGCCATGTCGAGGCTCATGTACCGATCCGGCGACTCAACGTGCGTGCCGAACGCATCGATCAGGCCATTGCCATGGCCACCATGGTCACGGCTCACTCGCTGCCGCTTACGGCCATTATCGCACTTACGGAATCCGGTTCGACCGCACAGTGGCTTAGCCGGGTGCGCTCTCCGGTGCCGATCATCGCGCTTTCGCCCAATCGTTTCAGCTTGCGCCGCATGCGCCTTTTCCAGCACGTGCAGCCCCTCTTTTTCGCCCCCGGCGACGAACCGGCGGCCGAGATTCAGCAACTTGCGCTGGATCGGGTGCGCAATGCCGGCCTGATCCAGCCCGGCGACCGCGTGCTGCTGACCCTGGGTGACGAAATGGGCGTGCTGGGTGGCACCAATACGATGAAGATACTGACGGTGTCTGGAGAGGTGGGGTAG
- a CDS encoding PAS domain S-box protein translates to MKESRHDTEVRRQRKLEEYRVLDTDNEALFDELVRLAAQACDTPMAIVSLMDADRQWFKASVGMDIDSTPRKIAFCDLVIRQCRNLVVDDAALDPRFIDNPLVTGKPNIRFYAGVPLLAADGSCIGTLAVMDSEARSIEAHQVHTLQAFSKLAMHALDLRLTRLALKDSADEKQHLLDKLDKSQWLMDIARRAVRLGGWHVDLASEQITWSEQAAVIHEEPPGHSPRVDEGINYYAPEHRRKIREAYTSCATRGVPFDEELQLITARGRRRWVRTIGEPEHDPDGSIIGVQGAILDISERKRTEEALRLSEERYRHAAEASQAALWDYDMITGKVSFSETFRNMLGYARLEDMPDTLEAYMQLMHPEDRDRVREKADRMVDRATEDRATAQFRLLTQSGDYRWVESNSKVIRDEQGRAIRRLGSTVDIHERRLAEQQLREQAERMRGVLETACDAIITIDEYGVMETVNPAATEMFGYRAEDMLGQGISILMTDRYRRLHDDHLKRYRETGEARIIGSPQRLEARRRDGTAFPIELTVGEVHLPERRIFTGFISDVTEQETARSALEDSEERFRAVARASTDVIYDYVMESGELWWSDGLEAAFGYTLEEAGNDIQFWIDHIHPDDQDRTIASLEAAFEYRDQEWSAEYRFLRKDGRYAQATDSGVIIRGKPGKPDRMVGGMKDVTEQRVARRKLAEQAELLNKARDAIFVTDLEGTATYWNHGAERLYGWQAHEIQGNTILKRVFASRDDWDQVLARLLEAGGWDGQMRQLHRDGHELQVQCHLTLVLDKSDQPRSILAINTDITEKIELEEQLRQAQRLEAIGQLTGGVAHDFNNLLTVILGNAELLSETLETGSTQKGMADLMLSAAGRGAELTNQLLAFARRQALEPKATDVLNLVQAMQPLLRRSIPENIEIRISPEPDLWLAEIDPGQLESALLNLALNARDAMPEGGRLSITISNSVLDGDYTRQHADVLDGEYVQVAVTDNGQGIGAKDQSRIFEPFFTTKQKGKGTGLGLPMVYGFIKQSRGHIAVYSEPGMGTTVRMYLPRAFGEASKEQTDDAEGVLPGGSERILVVEDDELVLEHVRRLICQLGYEVATATSGDEALQLARSEQEFDLLFTDVIMPGGHTGPDLAREIRRIHPDLRVLFTSGYTEDALTLEESDRPSARLLQKPYPKAVLARALREALDKR, encoded by the coding sequence ATGAAAGAGTCGCGTCACGACACCGAGGTGCGGCGGCAGCGGAAGCTCGAAGAGTACCGTGTGCTCGACACCGACAACGAGGCCCTGTTCGATGAACTGGTCAGGCTCGCTGCACAGGCCTGTGACACCCCCATGGCCATTGTCAGCCTCATGGATGCCGATCGCCAGTGGTTCAAGGCATCGGTGGGCATGGACATCGACAGCACGCCGAGAAAGATAGCCTTCTGTGATCTGGTTATTCGGCAATGCAGGAACCTGGTCGTGGATGATGCCGCCTTGGACCCCCGCTTTATCGACAACCCGCTGGTTACGGGAAAGCCCAATATCCGATTTTATGCCGGCGTACCGCTGCTTGCAGCCGACGGCTCGTGCATCGGCACCCTGGCAGTCATGGATTCCGAGGCCCGGTCCATTGAAGCGCATCAGGTGCATACGCTGCAGGCCTTTTCCAAGCTGGCCATGCATGCCCTGGACCTGCGCCTGACCCGACTGGCACTCAAGGACAGTGCCGACGAGAAGCAGCATCTGCTCGATAAGCTCGACAAGAGCCAGTGGCTGATGGATATCGCCCGGCGCGCTGTCAGGCTGGGCGGATGGCATGTTGACCTTGCATCCGAGCAGATTACCTGGAGCGAACAGGCAGCCGTCATACATGAAGAGCCACCCGGGCACTCACCCAGGGTCGACGAGGGCATCAATTATTACGCCCCCGAACACCGTCGCAAGATCCGCGAGGCCTATACGTCCTGCGCGACCCGCGGTGTGCCCTTCGACGAAGAACTGCAACTGATAACCGCCAGGGGCCGTCGGCGCTGGGTGCGAACCATCGGCGAGCCCGAGCATGATCCGGACGGCAGTATCATCGGCGTACAGGGCGCCATCCTGGATATCTCCGAACGCAAGCGTACCGAAGAGGCCCTGCGCCTGTCGGAGGAACGCTACCGACATGCCGCCGAGGCGTCCCAGGCCGCGCTCTGGGACTACGACATGATCACCGGCAAGGTCAGCTTCTCCGAGACCTTTCGCAATATGCTGGGCTACGCACGCCTGGAAGACATGCCCGACACGCTCGAGGCCTACATGCAGCTGATGCACCCGGAAGACCGTGACCGCGTGCGTGAGAAGGCGGACAGGATGGTCGATCGCGCAACCGAGGACCGGGCCACGGCCCAGTTCCGCTTGCTGACCCAATCAGGCGATTATCGCTGGGTTGAGTCCAACAGCAAGGTGATTCGCGACGAACAGGGCCGCGCTATTCGCCGGCTGGGATCGACGGTGGATATCCACGAACGCCGCTTGGCCGAGCAGCAGCTGCGTGAGCAAGCCGAGCGCATGCGCGGCGTTCTGGAAACCGCCTGCGATGCCATCATCACCATCGACGAGTACGGTGTCATGGAAACAGTCAACCCGGCCGCCACCGAGATGTTCGGTTACCGGGCCGAGGACATGCTGGGCCAAGGTATCAGCATCCTGATGACCGACAGGTATCGACGCTTGCACGACGATCACCTCAAGCGTTACCGGGAAACCGGCGAAGCCCGAATCATCGGATCCCCACAGCGTCTGGAAGCGCGTCGTCGCGACGGGACTGCTTTCCCTATAGAGCTGACTGTCGGTGAGGTCCATCTGCCGGAACGGCGCATCTTTACCGGATTCATCAGTGACGTCACTGAACAGGAGACGGCCCGCTCTGCACTGGAAGACAGCGAAGAACGCTTTCGTGCTGTCGCCCGCGCCTCCACCGACGTCATTTACGACTACGTCATGGAGTCAGGCGAGCTGTGGTGGAGTGACGGACTGGAGGCCGCTTTCGGCTACACGCTCGAGGAAGCGGGGAATGACATTCAGTTCTGGATCGATCATATTCATCCAGACGATCAGGACCGGACCATTGCCTCTCTCGAGGCTGCCTTCGAGTATCGAGATCAGGAATGGTCTGCCGAGTATCGGTTCCTGCGCAAGGATGGACGATACGCACAGGCGACCGACAGCGGAGTGATCATTCGGGGCAAGCCGGGCAAACCTGATCGCATGGTTGGTGGCATGAAGGATGTCACCGAGCAGCGCGTTGCTCGCCGCAAGCTCGCCGAGCAGGCCGAACTGCTCAACAAGGCCCGGGACGCCATCTTCGTGACCGACCTGGAAGGAACGGCAACCTACTGGAATCACGGCGCCGAACGACTGTACGGCTGGCAGGCGCACGAGATCCAGGGAAACACCATCCTCAAACGTGTCTTTGCCAGCCGTGACGATTGGGACCAGGTCCTTGCCCGGTTGCTCGAAGCGGGTGGCTGGGACGGGCAGATGCGGCAGCTCCATCGCGACGGACATGAGCTCCAGGTACAGTGTCACCTGACCCTGGTGCTGGACAAGTCCGACCAGCCCCGCTCCATACTGGCTATTAACACGGATATCACCGAAAAAATCGAGCTGGAGGAGCAGCTCAGGCAGGCCCAGCGGCTCGAAGCCATCGGCCAGCTTACCGGTGGCGTGGCACATGACTTCAACAACCTCCTTACCGTCATTCTGGGGAATGCCGAGCTGCTCAGCGAAACGCTGGAAACCGGCAGCACGCAAAAGGGAATGGCCGACCTGATGCTGTCGGCCGCCGGCCGCGGCGCCGAGCTGACCAACCAGTTACTGGCCTTCGCCCGCCGTCAGGCGCTGGAGCCGAAAGCAACCGATGTGCTGAACCTGGTGCAAGCAATGCAGCCTCTGCTGCGCCGTTCCATTCCCGAAAACATCGAAATCCGTATCAGCCCCGAACCCGACCTGTGGCTGGCCGAGATCGATCCCGGACAACTTGAATCGGCCCTGCTCAACCTGGCTTTGAATGCCCGGGATGCCATGCCTGAGGGTGGCCGCCTGTCCATCACGATCAGCAATTCTGTACTCGATGGCGACTACACGCGCCAGCATGCCGACGTACTGGATGGAGAGTATGTTCAGGTGGCCGTGACCGACAACGGACAGGGCATCGGGGCCAAGGACCAGTCGCGGATCTTCGAACCCTTCTTCACCACCAAGCAAAAGGGCAAGGGTACCGGACTGGGCCTGCCCATGGTCTATGGCTTCATCAAGCAATCACGCGGCCATATCGCTGTCTATTCCGAGCCAGGCATGGGGACAACGGTGCGCATGTACCTCCCACGCGCTTTTGGCGAAGCCAGCAAGGAGCAGACAGACGATGCGGAAGGAGTACTGCCGGGTGGATCGGAGCGCATACTTGTCGTCGAAGACGATGAGCTCGTGCTTGAACATGTCAGACGCCTGATTTGCCAGCTTGGCTACGAAGTCGCGACCGCAACGTCAGGCGACGAAGCGCTGCAACTGGCGCGCAGCGAGCAGGAATTCGACCTGCTGTTTACCGATGTCATCATGCCCGGCGGTCACACGGGCCCGGATCTGGCCCGCGAGATTCGGCGCATCCATCCCGACCTGCGTGTCCTGTTCACCTCCGGCTATACCGAGGATGCACTGACCCTTGAAGAATCGGACCGACCTTCTGCCCGTCTGCTGCAAAAGCCCTATCCAAAGGCCGTCCTGGCACGGGCACTGCGCGAGGCACTCGACAAGCGGTGA